The Sorangiineae bacterium MSr11954 DNA segment GGGCTGCGCATTCTCGAGGATGGTGGCGATCCGCCCCGCCGGGTGATCGAGATCCAACGGCAGATAAGCCGCGCCCGCGCGCAGCACCGCGACCAACGCCACCACCAGCTCGATCGAGCGAGGCAGCGCCACGGCCACCACCTCGCCCGGCCCCGCGCCGCGCGCGGCCAGGGCGCGAGCCAGCGCGGCGCTCCGTCGATCGAGCGCCGCATAGTCGAGGGTCTCGCCCTCGAAGCACAGCGCCGGAGCATCGGATCGCGCGCGCATGGTCCGCTCGATCAGCGCGACCAGCGTGGTCTCCGGCACGTCGCGCGCGACCGCGTTGAACGCTTCGAGCTCGCGCTCCGCCTCCTCGGGGGTCGCGGTGGGAACGGCGCCCAACGTCGCGGCATCGACCATGGCCGCCAGGAAGGCCGCGAGCCTCTCGCCGTGCGCGGCCACCTCGGACGCGCGATAGAGATCGGGGTTGGCGTCGACCTCCAACGTCAGCTCCTGGATGGCATCGCCGCGGAGCGTGACATGGAGGTCCTCGATCGGCCCGGTGCCGGTGACGTGCAAGGAGACGTCGAGCCCGTGCAGCCGGGGAGGCTGATCGAACGGCAGCACATTGACGAGCGGACCGTAGAGCCGGCGATCGCCGCCCAAGAGCCCCAGATCGCGGCGAAGCTGCTCGCTGCGAAAGCGGCCGCGCCGGCGCGCGTGCACCAAGGCCTTGGACATCGCCACCAGATAGTCCACCAGCGGCGCGTCCTCGTCGGGCGCGATGCGCAAGGGCAGCACGTTCATCACCATGGCCGCTACGCGCGCCGACGCGCTCCCGAGGCGGCCCATGTGCGGCACGCCCACGACGATCGACTCGGTGCCGGCGAAGCGGCGGCAGTACGCGGCGACCAGCGCGGTGACGGCATCGGGCCAGCTCACCTTCGCCCGCTCCGCGAGCGCCCGCAGGCCATCGCGGACCGGGGCCGAGAGCCGCCGCTCATGGCGATGGGAACGGTGGGCTCCGACCGGATCCATGGACCGCGCACCGTGGAGCGAGGCCACCGAGGACGCCGCGCCACCATCGCTCGCGCCGGACATGGTCGCGCGCCACCAGGCCGCATCGTCCGCGCGGCGCGGCGAAGCGCGGTAGGCGCCGTCCTCGGCCCATACGCCCGCGAGGGGCGCCAGCGCCGGACCTTCCTTCGCGCGCCCGCCGACGGCCACGTCGTAGAGCTCCGCGATGCGGTTCGTCAGGAGCACCATCCCGTAGCCGTCGGTCGCCAGATGGTGGACCCGCTGCAACCAGAGATGGCGCTCCGGTCCCAACCGGTACAGGATCTGCGTGGCCATCGGCCCGCGCTCGAGATCGATGGGCGTCTCCATCTCGCGACGGATCGCGCCGAGCGCCGCCGCTTCCGGATCGGCCTCGCCCGACACGTCGCACGTCGTGAGACGCGGCCGCGAGGCCGGATCGACGTACTGGCTCGGCCCCTCCGCCCCATCCACGAAGCGCAGGGCGAGCGCCTCCGCCTCATCGCCCACGCGATCGACCGCGGCGCGAAAGGCCGCGACATCGAGCGGCCCGCGCATGTCCAGGTACTGCCCCGTGTTGAAGCTGGGATTGGTCGGATCCAGCCGCTGCGCATACCAGAGCCCGGACTGCGCCTCCGTGAGCGGAACCGTGTTGCTTCGCGCGCTCACGATCCCTCCTGCCGCCCGCGCACCACCGCCCACCAACCGGCGAGGGTCACGTGCTCGGCGAGATCCGTGAACTCCAGCGGCACGCCCATCGCATCCCGCCACCGCACGACCAGGTTCATGGCCCGCATCGAGTCGAGGCCGAGATCCATCAAGTTGTCCTCGTCGCCGATGGCCGACGGATCCTCGTGCACCATGGCCGCGATGTCCGCGCGCATGCGCTCCAACGTCAATCGCTCCGCGCTCATCGCAGGGCCTCCAAGGTGCGGCGGGTGGACAGAACGACGCCGCAGCAATCGGCGACCTGGGCGAGGGCCGCATCGTGCCAGCTGCGCGAAAAATCGGCGACGGCGTCCGCGACGAAGAAGGGCTGGATATCGCGTTGAAACGCCTCGCCCGCCGTGAAGAGGCAGCCGATGTGCGCGTAGATACCGCAGATGATCAGCTGGTCGCGCCCGCGCGCGCGCAAGAGCGCTTCCAGGTTGGAGCGTTGAAAGGCGCTGTAGCGATGCTTGACCAGCACGATGTCTTGCGCGGCGGGAGCCAGCGGCGCGGCGATGGGTTGATGCTCGGACACATGGCGCATGCCCGGCCCCCACAGCGCGGCTTGCAGCCCGCGATCGCGCACGTCCTGGTCGCCGTTTTGGGCCGTGTAAAAAACCGGAACCCCGAGCGCCCGGCACCCTTGGACGAGCCGTCCGACGTTGTCGATGACGGGCGCGATGGGCGCGACCCCGGGCGTGAACGCGTCGATGAAATAGCGCTGCATATCGTGCACGAGCAACGCCGCGCGCTCGATCCGAAGGGTCCAAGGGCTGCGGGAGGCCGGCAGCTCGTCCTCCTTCGGGAGGGGGTAGCTCGGGATCGACGGCAGGCGGCCCTGGCTGGTGATCGGGCGAACGCTGTTCATCGGGAGGACTCCTGCGCCAGCAGCTCGGCACGTAGCACGGCACGAAGCTCCTTTCGGCTGATCTTGCCGACGGCCGTGGTGGGGAATTCGGAGACGAAGACGACTTGGTCGGGGGTCTTGAAGGAGGCGATGTCGCGCGCCCGCATCCACCCCTTCAGCGCCGCCGCCTTGGGCGCGTCGCCGCTCGGGATCACGAAGGCGCAGCTTCGCTCGCCCAAAAACGCGTCGGGCACCGATACCACCACCGCGTCGAACACCTGCGGGTGCGCGAGGAGGTGGCCTTCGATCTCCTCCGCCGAGATCTTCTCCCCGGCGCGGTTGATATGATCGGTGGCCCGCCCCTCGACGACGAGGTAGCCGCCCGGCAGCCGCTTGACCATGTCCCCGGTGCGGTAGAAGCCGTCCTCGGTGAAGGCGCGCAGGTTGGCGGCGGCGGCGGCGTGGTAAGCGCGGATCGTATAAGGCCCGCGGGTCAACAGGTTGCCCACCTCGCCGTCGGGGACGGCGCGGCCCTGGTCGTCGACGATGAGCACCTCGTCATCGGGCGCGATCGGACGGCCCTGGGTCTCCGTGATGATGTCCTCGGGATCGTCCAGCCGCGTGTAGTTGACCAACCCCTCGGCCATGCCGAACACCTGTTGCAGGGTGCATCCGAGCACGGGCCGCACGGTGCGCGCGGCCTCGGGGAGGAGCTTGGCGCCGCCGACCTGGAGCACCTTCAAGCTGGTGAGATCGTGCTTCGTCTTCGGCGCCGCCTGCAGCCAGAGGAGCGCCAGCGGCGGCACGAGGCCGGTGATCGTCACCTTCTCGCGCTCGATCAGCGGGAAGGCCGTTTCGGGGCCGGGGGCCACGCTCATGACGATCCGCCCGCCCGCGTAGAGCGCGCCAAACACGCCGGGCGAGCTCATTGGAAAGTTGTGCGCGACCGGCAGCGCGGCCAGGTAGACCGTGTCCGGTCCGAGCCCGCAAATCTCGGCGCTCGCGCGGATGCTGTAGAGATAATCGTCGTGGGTGCGCGGAATGAGCTTGGCGAGGCCCGTGCTGCCGCCGGAAATCTGGACCAGCGCAACATCATCGGGGGATGCGGTGTACGCCGGCAACGACCCCGCGCCCGCTGCGGCGCCTGCCAAGCGGGTGAAGCCGGCAAAGGACACATGCTCCCCAGCATCGCCCACCACCACCACGTGCTTCACCGTGGAGACATCGTGGCGCACGGCGCTCGCGAGCGGGCGGTAATCGAAGCCATCGTGCCGATCGGCGATCACGTACGCCGACGCCTCCGCGGTGCGCGCAAAATGCGCGATCTCGGTCAGCCGGTGGGCAGGCAAGGCAAAGACCGGGATCAAACCGGCGCGGAACAAACCAAACACCACCGCAAAGAACTCGGGGATGTTGGGCAGCTGCACCACCACGCGATCCCCAGGCTCTAGCCCGAGCGCGAGAAAGCCCGCGGCCGCCTCGTCGGCGCGCGCGCGAAGCTCGGCGTAGGTCCAGCGCTGCTCGCCGCCGACGATCGCGATGGCGTCGCCATGGGCGTCCGCCCGCGCGGCGAGAACGGTAGCGAAGGTCTCGCCGCGCCAGTAGCCGCGCTCCCGATAACGCTGCGCAAACTCCGGCGGCCACACCTGCGTGAGGGGTGCCGTCATAGCGCGCCGTCCTCGTGGATGCCGAGCGCGTGCAGCATCGCGCGGAACTTGGCCGACGTTTCGGCCACCTCGCGATCGGGGGTCGAGCCGGCGACGATGCCCGCGCCCGCGTGCAAGGTGAGCCGCGAGCCTCGAATCTCGGCGCAGCGCAGCGCCACGTACCAATGTCCGTCGCCCTTCGTGTCCGTCCAGCCGACCGCGCCCGCATAGAAGCCGCGATCGTGCGGCTCGAGCGCGCGAATCGCCTCGAGGGCCGCCTCGCGCGGATGGCCGCCCACCGCGGGCGTGGGATGAAGCATGGCGGCGAGGCCCGCGGCCGACGGCCCGTGCTCCTCGCTCTTGAGGACGCCCTCGATGCGGGTCCCCAGGTGCCACATCGTCGAGGTCGACTGCAGCCCGATGCCCTCCGGCGCGGACAGCTCCGCGCACACCGGAGAGAGCGTATCGAACACCGCCTCGACGACCAGGGCGTGCTCGCGCCGATCCTTCTCGGACCGCAGCAGGTCCTCGGCTGCCCGCCGATCGACTTCGGGATCGGCCGAGCGCGCCGCCGAGCCTGCGAGCGGATGCGACGCGATCCGAAGCCCCTTTCGCGATACGAGCAGCTCGGGTGTCGCGCCGACCAACCGATGGCCGTGGGCTCCCGATGCGACCGAGAGATCGACCAAAAAGGTCGTCACCTTGGGATCGCACGCGAGGCGCTCCACGATGGCCATCGGATCGACCGGCGCCGAGGCGTGGATGCGCAAGCGGCGCGAGAGCACGATCTTCCTCAGATCGTCGCCCGCGCCGATGCGCGCCAGCGCCTGCTCCACCATCGCCGCGTAGGCCGCGGCATCGGGCTCGCCCACGATCTGGAGCGACGAAGAACGGAGTGGCACGTTGCTCCGTGCCACCCCCGTCATACGATTTTCGACCCCCTCCCAGATGACCCGTTCCGGCTGAAAGAACAGGGTGTCGCGGTTCGTATCGAACGGCAGTGCACCCACCAGCACGTTGGGTCCACCCGTCTCGTCCGCGAAGAACGCGCGCACGCGATCTTCCAAGGTGCTCGCATATCCCAGCGCGAGGCGGCGACGGACGCCGAAGGTCTGAATGGAAGCATCGGACCCCCTCAATGAAAACACCTGGTGCTCGCGGTGTTCGTGGTGCTCGCGCCGCTCGTCGAGCGCGCGTTGGGAGGTCGTACCTGCGATCGGCTCGCCAATATCCATTCGTTAAGCTCCTCTCGAGGGATCACGCACCGGAAACGGGATGGACGGTCAGTGGCAGAAGGTGGCGGTGTAGAGCGTGTCCTTGCGGTCGGCGCCGGCGGCGGACTTGTCGACGATGAAGGCCGTGCCCCCGCCGAACGTGACGTGGTTCGGGTTGGCGTTGGTGGTGATCGTCTCGCGCACGACGCCCTCGTCCACGTCCACGACGGAGACGGTGGCCGAGCCGCGGTTGACGACGAGGACGTCGCCCGTGCGCGGGTTGGTGGCGAGCGACAGCGCGCCGGTGCCGGTCGGGATGGTCTTGGTCACCTTGCCCTGACGCAGATCGACCACCGAGAGGGTGCCTGCGGTCTGGTCGGCCGTGTAGGCCGTACGACCGTCGCGCGACAGATCGATCGAGA contains these protein-coding regions:
- a CDS encoding phosphopantetheine-binding protein gives rise to the protein MSAERLTLERMRADIAAMVHEDPSAIGDEDNLMDLGLDSMRAMNLVVRWRDAMGVPLEFTDLAEHVTLAGWWAVVRGRQEGS
- a CDS encoding isochorismatase family protein — encoded protein: MNSVRPITSQGRLPSIPSYPLPKEDELPASRSPWTLRIERAALLVHDMQRYFIDAFTPGVAPIAPVIDNVGRLVQGCRALGVPVFYTAQNGDQDVRDRGLQAALWGPGMRHVSEHQPIAAPLAPAAQDIVLVKHRYSAFQRSNLEALLRARGRDQLIICGIYAHIGCLFTAGEAFQRDIQPFFVADAVADFSRSWHDAALAQVADCCGVVLSTRRTLEALR
- a CDS encoding AMP-binding protein codes for the protein MTAPLTQVWPPEFAQRYRERGYWRGETFATVLAARADAHGDAIAIVGGEQRWTYAELRARADEAAAGFLALGLEPGDRVVVQLPNIPEFFAVVFGLFRAGLIPVFALPAHRLTEIAHFARTAEASAYVIADRHDGFDYRPLASAVRHDVSTVKHVVVVGDAGEHVSFAGFTRLAGAAAGAGSLPAYTASPDDVALVQISGGSTGLAKLIPRTHDDYLYSIRASAEICGLGPDTVYLAALPVAHNFPMSSPGVFGALYAGGRIVMSVAPGPETAFPLIEREKVTITGLVPPLALLWLQAAPKTKHDLTSLKVLQVGGAKLLPEAARTVRPVLGCTLQQVFGMAEGLVNYTRLDDPEDIITETQGRPIAPDDEVLIVDDQGRAVPDGEVGNLLTRGPYTIRAYHAAAAANLRAFTEDGFYRTGDMVKRLPGGYLVVEGRATDHINRAGEKISAEEIEGHLLAHPQVFDAVVVSVPDAFLGERSCAFVIPSGDAPKAAALKGWMRARDIASFKTPDQVVFVSEFPTTAVGKISRKELRAVLRAELLAQESSR
- a CDS encoding isochorismate synthase, yielding MDIGEPIAGTTSQRALDERREHHEHREHQVFSLRGSDASIQTFGVRRRLALGYASTLEDRVRAFFADETGGPNVLVGALPFDTNRDTLFFQPERVIWEGVENRMTGVARSNVPLRSSSLQIVGEPDAAAYAAMVEQALARIGAGDDLRKIVLSRRLRIHASAPVDPMAIVERLACDPKVTTFLVDLSVASGAHGHRLVGATPELLVSRKGLRIASHPLAGSAARSADPEVDRRAAEDLLRSEKDRREHALVVEAVFDTLSPVCAELSAPEGIGLQSTSTMWHLGTRIEGVLKSEEHGPSAAGLAAMLHPTPAVGGHPREAALEAIRALEPHDRGFYAGAVGWTDTKGDGHWYVALRCAEIRGSRLTLHAGAGIVAGSTPDREVAETSAKFRAMLHALGIHEDGAL